In Borreliella burgdorferi B31, the following are encoded in one genomic region:
- a CDS encoding chromosome replication/partitioning protein — protein sequence MDIKVNKRDLSDNENYIITDSVLNHYNSLKEKLKINSKKEIYCKLETLKILKEIKDNHYYRFDGYKSFEAFSKDYRLARAQVYNYLKIANAIEDGIIQEEFLIKNGILETLIVLRNKESKTIKKSKQNPIKPLRFQLKRQESYDFYKSNAKFTGFMLDKLFSDGKEIIKKLMKEYKELKG from the coding sequence TTGGATATTAAGGTTAATAAAAGAGATTTAAGTGATAATGAAAATTATATTATTACTGATAGTGTATTAAATCATTATAATTCTTTAAAAGAAAAGTTAAAAATTAATTCTAAAAAGGAAATCTATTGTAAGTTAGAAACTTTAAAAATTTTAAAAGAAATTAAAGACAATCATTATTATAGGTTTGATGGTTATAAAAGTTTTGAAGCTTTTTCTAAAGATTATAGACTTGCAAGAGCACAGGTCTATAATTACTTAAAAATTGCTAATGCAATAGAAGATGGGATTATACAAGAAGAATTTCTAATAAAAAATGGTATACTGGAAACGTTAATTGTATTAAGAAATAAAGAGAGCAAAACAATAAAAAAATCAAAACAAAACCCGATAAAGCCCTTAAGATTTCAGCTTAAAAGACAAGAAAGCTATGATTTTTATAAAAGTAATGCTAAATTTACAGGATTTATGTTAGATAAATTATTTAGTGATGGAAAAGAAATAATTAAAAAACTTATGAAAGAATATAAAGAATTAAAAGGATAA
- a CDS encoding ParA family protein, with amino-acid sequence MDNKKPKIITIASIKGGVGKSTSAIILATLLSKNNKVLLIDMDTQASITSYFYEKIEKLGINFTKFNIYEILKENVDIDSTIINVDNNLDLIPSYLTLHNFSEDKIEHKDFLLKTSLGTLYYKYDYIVIDTNPSLDVTLKNALLCSDYVIIPMTAEKWAVESLDLFNFFVRKLNLFLPIFLIITRFKKNRTHKTLFEILKTKDRFLGTISEREDLNRRIAENNNFDLNKDYIKEYENILEIFLKKI; translated from the coding sequence ATGGATAATAAAAAACCTAAAATAATAACAATAGCGTCAATTAAGGGCGGTGTAGGTAAAAGCACAAGTGCGATAATTTTGGCTACTTTATTATCAAAAAATAATAAAGTTCTTTTAATTGATATGGATACTCAAGCATCTATTACTAGTTATTTTTACGAAAAAATAGAAAAACTAGGTATTAATTTTACCAAATTTAATATTTATGAGATTTTGAAAGAAAATGTAGATATCGATAGTACCATTATAAATGTAGATAATAATCTTGATCTTATACCTAGCTATCTTACGCTACATAATTTTAGTGAAGATAAAATCGAACATAAAGATTTTTTGTTAAAAACCAGCCTGGGAACTTTGTATTATAAATATGACTATATAGTAATCGATACAAATCCCAGTTTAGATGTTACGTTAAAAAATGCTCTTTTATGTAGTGACTATGTAATAATTCCAATGACGGCTGAAAAGTGGGCAGTGGAAAGTTTAGATTTATTTAATTTCTTTGTAAGAAAATTAAATTTATTTTTACCTATATTTTTGATAATAACAAGATTTAAAAAAAATAGAACACATAAAACATTATTTGAAATATTAAAAACAAAAGATAGATTTTTAGGAACAATATCTGAAAGAGAAGACTTAAATAGACGAATAGCAGAAAATAATAATTTTGATTTAAATAAAGATTATATAAAAGAATATGAAAATATTTTAGAAATTTTTTTAAAAAAAATATAA
- the bdr gene encoding Bdr family repetitive protein, which yields MNSLTYRTYNIESIKNEFLKIGFSEEAIDFVFLHNDNYNFEFLKEKLINVEKNLQKDISNLDIKIDTVEKNLNTKIDNVEKNLNLKIDNLDSKIDTVEKNLNTKIDNVEKNLNLKMDNLDSKIDTVEKNLNTKIDNVEKNLNLKMDGLNIKIDNVEKSLNQKLSMGNRLVHFMIITAAILGPILNALFMKYLQGGK from the coding sequence ATGAATAGTTTGACTTACAGAACATACAATATAGAAAGTATAAAAAATGAATTTTTAAAGATAGGATTTAGTGAAGAAGCAATAGATTTTGTTTTTCTGCATAATGATAATTACAACTTTGAATTTTTAAAAGAAAAATTGATTAATGTAGAAAAGAATTTACAAAAGGATATATCTAATTTAGACATTAAGATTGATACTGTAGAAAAGAATTTAAACACTAAAATAGACAATGTTGAAAAGAATTTAAATCTAAAAATAGATAATTTAGACTCTAAAATAGATACTGTAGAAAAGAATTTAAACACTAAAATAGACAATGTTGAAAAGAATTTAAACCTAAAAATGGATAATTTAGACTCTAAAATAGATACTGTAGAAAAGAATTTAAACACTAAAATAGACAATGTTGAAAAGAATTTAAACCTAAAAATGGATGGCTTGAATATCAAAATAGACAATGTAGAAAAGAGTTTAAATCAAAAACTTAGCATGGGTAACAGACTAGTACATTTTATGATAATAACAGCAGCAATTCTAGGGCCAATTTTGAATGCCCTATTTATGAAATATTTACAAGGTGGCAAATAA
- a CDS encoding DUF244 domain-containing protein, whose amino-acid sequence MENLSNNNNPQENIQGDLKMISVNQQSFTGCEIIEEKSSPIKEKSKLSKIGKKLPGISSQECFRFNRNIDFSVQRNKLDKYGASEVGNILVGGAGLKDLMINRVLKYFNMRLPFEENLYMLKGKELENLGFREFVKAYGDNIDILYKNKYANGVDKYNYFKKMGSSETLVGSTIDGWFINNNGDLELLEIKSSDSNYMSSAIAEYNKNGNFLSSKYFFKYYVQAQMQLACTGLEYCNLFFLIDAAPINCKIKRDEALISKVFEFVNKCELEIINLKKDIYSNYREEYLMAHNFNEDTFIKLVEDLVERSDFYSSGVEFDWAREFIEYVDCADLEIKDNQSAENLAYDLMEIDSLQKELNRIQNENKKREKPIKDRLKMLIYNITNTYPLIEQLNYKFGEFVFTLDPKKRAISDRLKGLLPTSGTVFFPSNIAFTNSVSVPM is encoded by the coding sequence ATGGAAAATCTTTCAAACAATAATAATCCACAAGAAAATATTCAAGGAGATCTCAAAATGATAAGTGTTAATCAACAAAGTTTTACTGGTTGTGAAATAATTGAGGAAAAATCTTCTCCCATTAAAGAAAAAAGTAAATTAAGCAAGATAGGTAAGAAATTACCAGGAATAAGTAGTCAAGAATGTTTTAGATTTAATCGAAATATTGATTTTAGTGTGCAAAGAAACAAGTTAGATAAATACGGTGCTAGTGAAGTAGGCAATATTCTTGTTGGAGGTGCTGGGCTGAAAGATTTAATGATAAACAGAGTGCTTAAATATTTTAATATGAGACTACCTTTTGAAGAGAATTTATATATGCTCAAGGGCAAAGAGTTAGAGAATTTAGGATTTAGAGAGTTTGTTAAAGCATACGGTGATAATATTGATATTTTATATAAAAATAAATATGCCAACGGTGTTGATAAGTATAATTATTTCAAAAAAATGGGCAGTTCAGAAACTTTAGTGGGCTCAACAATTGATGGCTGGTTTATTAATAATAATGGCGATTTAGAACTATTAGAGATTAAAAGTAGCGACTCTAATTATATGAGTAGTGCTATTGCTGAGTACAATAAAAATGGCAATTTTTTAAGTAGTAAATATTTTTTCAAATATTATGTACAAGCACAAATGCAGCTAGCATGTACTGGACTTGAGTATTGTAATTTGTTCTTTTTAATAGATGCTGCACCAATTAACTGTAAGATTAAAAGAGATGAGGCCTTAATATCAAAAGTGTTTGAATTTGTTAATAAATGTGAATTAGAAATTATAAATTTAAAAAAAGATATTTATAGTAACTATAGAGAGGAATACTTAATGGCACATAATTTTAACGAGGATACGTTTATAAAACTTGTTGAAGATTTAGTAGAAAGGAGTGATTTTTATAGTTCTGGAGTTGAGTTTGATTGGGCAAGAGAATTTATAGAATATGTTGATTGTGCAGATCTTGAAATTAAGGATAATCAATCTGCTGAAAATCTTGCGTATGATTTAATGGAGATTGATAGTCTACAAAAAGAATTAAATAGAATCCAAAACGAAAATAAAAAAAGAGAAAAGCCCATTAAAGATAGGTTGAAGATGCTAATTTACAATATTACAAATACATATCCACTAATTGAGCAGTTAAATTATAAATTTGGAGAGTTTGTGTTTACTCTTGACCCTAAGAAAAGGGCAATATCAGATAGATTAAAGGGACTACTACCAACAAGTGGTACAGTATTTTTCCCTAGCAATATAGCATTTACAAATAGTGTTAGTGTCCCCATGTGA
- a CDS encoding plasmid maintenance protein: MKGFSNTTKNPTCYNKHQHKLIYLTSTVDFLNKKDKKYTQQNILYYYNKNLKRNGLAPTTLRTMQNYLYKLEKVLKVTTNYYQHMGVNCGTEIYYKLKYPKKECYQKINKYFKERKNSRFKSRVNNHFKDNVSKNSSVNSVECLSNKNNIKEERKIKEIEKYQVIKYFNKSNFLCKEILPFLLTLNVDKDTMIKIIKNTKRVENKLLKNTNLNKSCFKEKQEKLKKILNNTQKEFEQNGYNPEQLKTNLQKVYENYKFKPHFIIERHKYSDLNNIKRKLEKSIEREKQNSQQNYQNLKENIFNILIEQLKKETNIEILKPIIKKYLNNQKKIEYNKVFGIYHLELLEIIKNEKNSLTTEEFSIKAV; the protein is encoded by the coding sequence ATGAAAGGTTTTTCAAATACCACAAAAAATCCCACTTGCTACAACAAACACCAACACAAATTAATATATCTTACATCAACAGTAGATTTTCTAAACAAAAAAGATAAGAAATATACACAACAAAACATACTCTATTACTATAATAAAAATCTAAAAAGAAATGGTTTGGCTCCCACTACACTGAGAACAATGCAAAATTATCTTTATAAATTAGAAAAAGTATTAAAAGTCACAACGAATTACTACCAACATATGGGTGTAAATTGTGGGACTGAAATTTATTATAAACTAAAGTATCCTAAAAAAGAATGTTACCAGAAAATCAACAAGTACTTTAAAGAACGAAAAAACTCTAGATTTAAATCTAGAGTTAATAACCATTTTAAAGACAATGTTTCTAAAAATAGTAGTGTAAATTCAGTGGAGTGCTTAAGTAATAAAAATAATATAAAAGAAGAAAGAAAGATTAAAGAAATAGAAAAATATCAAGTAATAAAGTACTTCAACAAAAGTAACTTCTTATGTAAAGAAATTCTTCCATTTTTATTAACATTAAATGTTGACAAAGATACTATGATTAAAATAATAAAAAACACAAAAAGAGTTGAAAATAAATTGCTAAAAAACACAAATTTAAATAAATCTTGCTTTAAAGAAAAGCAAGAGAAACTAAAGAAAATTCTAAATAACACTCAGAAAGAATTCGAACAAAATGGATATAATCCCGAACAATTAAAGACAAATTTACAAAAAGTATACGAAAATTACAAATTTAAGCCCCATTTTATTATTGAAAGGCATAAATATAGCGATTTAAACAACATAAAACGTAAATTAGAAAAGTCGATTGAAAGGGAAAAGCAAAATTCTCAACAAAATTATCAAAATTTAAAGGAAAATATTTTCAATATCCTTATTGAACAACTAAAAAAAGAAACAAATATTGAAATTCTAAAGCCAATTATCAAAAAATATTTGAATAACCAAAAGAAAATAGAATACAATAAAGTATTTGGTATATATCATCTTGAATTATTAGAAATAATAAAAAATGAAAAAAATTCTTTAACCACAGAAGAATTTAGCATAAAGGCCGTATAA
- a CDS encoding DUF226 domain-containing protein: MENAPEPIETVKKGKCKVECQNKERFILIEKENGKAMYHTKIMMDIYKFGVYEKKHEFRLSLRALFNGERIVEETHLYPIKEGDKFIGIFYGYRKPIKKPLIKYQINGARKAYALARAYYMEFRFKAGSVFCYFKGLYRLLDKKRTNNHYNKVLFSMFTDLEQQVYKFYGKKYPEQGPLIKWIIKNLK, from the coding sequence ATGGAAAATGCACCAGAACCTATTGAAACTGTAAAAAAAGGTAAATGTAAAGTTGAATGCCAAAATAAAGAACGCTTTATTTTAATTGAAAAAGAAAATGGTAAAGCAATGTACCATACAAAAATAATGATGGATATTTATAAATTTGGAGTTTATGAGAAAAAACACGAATTTAGATTATCATTGAGGGCCTTATTTAATGGAGAAAGAATTGTTGAAGAAACTCATTTGTACCCAATTAAAGAAGGAGATAAATTTATTGGTATTTTTTATGGCTATAGAAAGCCGATTAAAAAGCCGTTAATAAAGTATCAAATAAACGGGGCTAGAAAAGCATATGCATTAGCAAGGGCATATTATATGGAATTTAGATTTAAAGCAGGAAGTGTTTTTTGCTATTTCAAGGGATTATATCGTTTATTAGATAAAAAAAGAACAAACAATCACTACAACAAAGTGTTATTTAGTATGTTTACAGATTTAGAACAACAAGTATATAAATTTTATGGGAAGAAATACCCGGAACAAGGACCACTAATAAAATGGATAATAAAAAACCTAAAATAA